A genomic region of Pyrus communis chromosome 14, drPyrComm1.1, whole genome shotgun sequence contains the following coding sequences:
- the LOC137714884 gene encoding calvin cycle protein CP12-1, chloroplastic-like, with amino-acid sequence MATTSTVAGVSLSTPRAVLSKATEAPRAFQSLNIPTWRSYSSVGRRMTMVRPVSAAPDKLSEKVAESIKSAEEKCSDDPASGECVAAWDEVEELSAAASHKRDNQKSSDPLETFCNDNPETDECRTYDS; translated from the coding sequence aTGGCAACCACCAGTACAGTCGCCGGAGTGAGCCTCTCCACCCCAAGGGCAGTGTTGTCAAAAGCAACAGAGGCACCGAGGGCATTTCAATCACTCAACATCCCCACCTGGAGAAGCTACTCTTCCGTTGGCCGCCGCATGACCATGGTAAGGCCAGTAAGCGCAGCACCAGATAAACTGTCGGAAAAGGTGGCGGAAAGCATCAAGAGCGCCGAGGAGAAGTGCTCGGACGACCCGGCAAGCGGGGAGTGCGTGGCGGCGTGGGACGAGGTGGAGGAGCTGAGCGCCGCCGCCAGCCACAAACGTGACAACCAGAAAAGTTCCGACCCCCTGGAGACATTCTGTAACGACAACCCCGAAACCGACGAGTGCCGTACTTACGACAGCTGA
- the LOC137714883 gene encoding bZIP transcription factor 53-like, with protein MSLVQRQSSSGSDGSATVDEKKRKRMLSNRESARRSRMKKQKQIDDLTTEITRLEMSNNQVRQTVDARERSYNEIESANNVLRAQAMELTDRLQSLNSVLHIFEEVSGFSVDIPEMHDPLLKPWQRPYPSQPIPASSGMFFI; from the coding sequence ATGTCTTTGGTTCAGCGCCAATCTAGCTCAGGATCCGACGGGTCCGCGACGGTGGacgagaagaagaggaagaggatgcTGTCCAACCGCGAATCCGCGAGGCGTTCGAGGAtgaagaagcagaagcagaTTGATGATTTGACGACTGAGATCACCCGTCTGGAGATGTCGAACAATCAGGTTCGGCAGACAGTCGATGCCAGGGAGCGGAGCTACAATGAGATAGAGTCTGCAAACAATGTGCTGAGAGCTCAAGCAATGGAGCTCACCGATCGACTGCAGTCGTTAAACTCGGTCCTCCATATATTCGAAGAGGTCAGCGGCTTCTCGGTCGACATCCCCGAGATGCATGATCCTCTGCTTAAGCCATGGCAGCGCCCCTACCCGTCGCAGCCCATCCCGGCCTCCTCCGGCATGTTCTTCATTTGA